TGGTGCTTTGGGGGATTTACTTATTTTTTGAGCTTTTGAGGGCTGTTTTTAGAAATCAAGTTTTGTCAATGCTCTGGGATTTTTCAAACAGCCTCAAAAGAACTTGACTTTACTTAGCCTTTGCTTTATATTTTAATAATTAAAATAAACATAAGGGGGGTTGGCTATGACACAGCAGAACGGCTTAGCCACAGAAAAAGTAAATATATCCACTCAAAAACTGCTTGGTGGTATAGGATCTCTTCTTATGTTGCTAAGCTTCATACCAGTAATAGGAATTCTTCTTGGCATATTGGGAATAGTTTTTTGGCTTGTTAGTATGTATCAAATTAGTAGCAAAATCAAAAAACCAGAAATTTTCAGTAAAGCTATAATAGGTTTCATTTTAGCGTTGTTGGGTTGGATTATAGCGCTTATGTTTGGTTTAATGAGTTTTGTAAGCTTTTTTGCCTCCTCAGGATTTACGAGAGATGAGGGACAGGTAGGTTTAGGTATAGGTATAGGTATATTTATTGCGCTGTTGGTAGACTATATAATTTCTATAGTAGCTGCCTATTTTTATAAAGAAGCCTACAAAATTCTTGCAGTAACCATAAACCACAACCTCTTTAGGACAGCTGGCCTTCTCATGTATATAGGTGCGATTACCGTAATTCTGTTTGGCATAGGTATAATTTTATGGATTGTAGGTTGGATAATACTTGTAATAGCATTCTTTACAGCACCAGACGAGGTAGAAATTAGAGCATAAGAAAAAGCCTAACGCTTGATTTTTTCCTGTCAAGTGTGGTAAGTTATTTAACAAGTTTAAACTGAGGGTCAGAAAACTGACCCTTGTTATCTTGGCAGTTGAATAGGGTTTGTGTTTGTAAGATTATAAGGGTGGTATGGCTTTAATGTCTTCATCAAAACATTTTGGCATTTTG
The sequence above is drawn from the Hydrogenobacter hydrogenophilus genome and encodes:
- a CDS encoding DUF996 domain-containing protein is translated as MTQQNGLATEKVNISTQKLLGGIGSLLMLLSFIPVIGILLGILGIVFWLVSMYQISSKIKKPEIFSKAIIGFILALLGWIIALMFGLMSFVSFFASSGFTRDEGQVGLGIGIGIFIALLVDYIISIVAAYFYKEAYKILAVTINHNLFRTAGLLMYIGAITVILFGIGIILWIVGWIILVIAFFTAPDEVEIRA